Within the Setaria viridis chromosome 3, Setaria_viridis_v4.0, whole genome shotgun sequence genome, the region GAAACAGACACTTTGTTAATTCAGATCATACTCAACAAGAAACGACTAATCAGCCGCACTAATATCAGTCATTTGAACTGAATCAAAGTAACTCTTCAGGGCAACAAGCAGCTCGGACCGCCAGGATCCAATTTTTCACTGCGAGGCACAGACCCCGATCGACCGGGCCGCAGTATTACCTGTGGAGGGCAAAGGAGGCGGACGCCGAACCGGTCGAGCGCGCGTGCGGCGAGGCCGTCGGGCGAGGCGTCCGCGTCACCGGTGAAGACGGCGCAGGGGAGGCCCGGGCGGAGCTCCTGCACGGCGCGCACCGCGCACCAGAGCacgcgctccccgccgccgccgtcgttggtGTACGGGTGGAAGAACCCCGCGGCGGGGGTGGGCTGGCggccgaggtggaggcggaggcgccggagcgcggcggcgaggaggacggagaagacggcggcgaggccggccagGATCGCCATGGACGCAGCGCGATGCGACTGCGAGACTCGTTGGGCTCGGTAGGTAGCTTTGGGATTGGCTCGTGTTGGGCTAATAGCCCATGGGCTCAGTTTGGAATTCACTCTGTCGCTAAAAGATCGTTTTGGGCTTTTCGCTATGATTATTCATTCGTTTGAAGAAGCTTAAGATAACTTGTGAATGAATATTTGGTGGCACTTCCAAAATAAGGTCGAATTTTATGCGGGTAAATGATGAAACTGTCTGCATTGTTTCGTTTTGGTTCCGATTCCAAATATAATGTATTtcatccatcctaaattataggtcattttgacttttctagattcatatatgGGCACCATTTTCGATTTGAGCTTGTTGTTCTTGACTTCTTGCCGAGGCCCAATTGCAGTTGTTTTCTGCTTATCCCAGTACCTGTgctgtgcgtgcgtgcatgcatatAGGAAGACGATTCTGATCTTGTGGGTGAAATACGGGTGGCCATGCAAACTTGCCAGAGCTTGGTGGCGACTTGCTGAGGTACAAGTGCACGAGCAACGGCAAAACCTGTGCCTTTCTGGGTTGATTCTACCTCGAAACAGCTAGGGCTCACACGTTCGATTTAGGCGCCAGCGGTCAGACATTGGTGCATGCATGGCTCAAATTCCGGAACATCAAAGCAATGTTTCAAGCAACATCATTAATACACCTTCTAAAATTCCCTCCGCAACATCATGCAATGTTCCAAGCAACATCAATGTCATGAAAAAAAGCGCATCGGACACTCTATCAGTTCATTGCAACATGAGAAAATATCATCTGAAACAATGAACAATAATGTTTGCAATATCCATGTATGAAAAATACAGCTTTACTCTTACTCTTCCATCCGATTTTAGGATAGAAATTTCGACGGTGAAACATCCAAAAACAGATATTGCATCATCAAAAATATCAGTTGCAACATGGGATAAAAATAACCTTGACCGACTAGCGAATCAACTATTGTAACATACAAAAAACACAATTGCAACATCTCAAACCCAGATTGAATCCACCGCGCCATGCTCGCTGATGTACCTCCGCACGACTATCTCTATCATGGTGACTTAGCAGAAGTTTGCACCACTGTCAAGGTTGAGGGTGTCCCCAATGGAATTAAGACCATAGAGAGGAAAGTTGCGCGGGAGGAGCGGCTACTGAGGCCCTAGAGCAGTAAAGCCAAAGAGGAGGGTGCCCGCAACATTGGTGAGGGAAGGCAGGTTGTAGAAGCTCCTCTCGCGAATCGACGAAGAAGGGAAGAACGGGATGAGGAAGGCTGGTGTGGCGCCAATTCGTGGTGGCTCTTGCTACAGGAAGGCCATGGATAGGCCGTGGAAGCCCCTTCATGTCATTCTGGTGGTTTTTAGTGGCCAAAGGATGGGGCAAGATAGATATGATGGGAGCTCAAATGGCAATGGAGGAACGGATGAGAGAAGAAGAATGGCAGACTGCATGGATGAGTTGAAGCCACGTCGCCTTTAGAAAGGATGGGTGGGATAGCTCAGTCGTTTGTTTTTGGATAAATACGAGTCTTGTGGATGGAGCGTCCAATGTTGTCGTTTCTATGGGACGTTCTGCGTATAGCATTACCAATTCTACTTTCCTCTCGTGGAGACCCTATCCGTTGGATAGGGATGTCAAAATTGACATTTTTTATCACTTTAAAACTTGGACCATCGATAACTAATTAACTACAAATTAAACATAGGAGTAGTTATTTATGGAATACTTGAGTGCTTGAGGCTTTGTCCTAAATCAAATTTATCAACTTTGGTCaagttatagaaaaatataataaaacatATACAATAGAAACAAAATGTAAATTCAGGATGACAAATTCCATGATAGATTTATAATGAACTAAATGTAGATGTTGGtgcatttttatataaactcGGTTACAATTATAATAGAGAAACTAAAGATAAAATTAAACGGATTACATTTTACAGACTTAAGACAAAATGGATTACATTTTCGAgcaattgtttttctttttaaacTGAAATCATATTCCAACCTTCATACTGCTATGGGATCTTACATATGATACATCTCTAGTTACCAAAATTACACCTTTTCTGCGATTATAATGAACAATATATTACACTAAAACATTTCTGTGAGGCAAATCCAATCCAAAAGCTCGTGTGGTAACAAAACCATcactcccaaaaaaaaaagaaagaaaaatatacAGTCACTGAGTCATTATGACACCGAGTGCCTCGTGATCCGTGACGGCGTTGACTTGGTCTCCTCCAGGTTGACCGAGCCGGCGGGGCTCTCCGACGTGTCGTCCGACCCGCTGTTCTCCCCGCTGCTCGCCTTGCCGGACCACAGCTTCCCCAGCACCctcttcgccggcgccggcaccaccgcgccgccctTCGACTTCTTCTTGCCGCCGGAGCCGTCGCCTCTCTTGCTGGCGGCCAGGCTCACCGACCGGAGAGAGCTGGCGTCGCCGCCGGACGTGGACGTCGGCGCGCCAACAACGCCGGCCCACTGCTCGTCCTCGGTCGCCGTCGTGGTCGCGGACCTCGAGCTGCCGCACGAGGTGCCGTCCTCCCTGGGCAGGAGGAACGAGCGCGCGTCGGCAGACGGGACGGCGGCTGCGGAGGCCGACGACTGCCGGACCTGCTCGAAGAAGAGGACCTGCACCACCACGCGCAAGGGGAGGCGCTCGTTCTGCACGGCGTGCGCGCTCGCGTCGGTGGACAGCTTCTTGCAGTCCATCAGCGCGCACAGCCGCTTCTTCTCGCTCTTCGACAGCCCTGGATGCTCCTGCATTTGCAGACCATTCAGCATCTGAAGTTCCGAACATGCTGCATACTGAAATGCAGAAAGATATGGTGCAGAATTGCATAGCATAACTGTACATACCTTGAGGTAAACGTCAATAGCGCGGTAGAGGGCGTCGTGCACAGGTCGAGACGCGGGAGGCACTGACTCAGCGAGCGCAATGAACTTCTCCAGAGGAAGGCTGGGGTCCTTGGAGATCTCAGAGAGATATCCGTCCACCAGCTTTGCGACAATCGCCACCTTCGAAGAGCCGGAGATGGAAGCGATCAGGTTGTTAGCTACATCCATggtgtcatcatcatcttcctgcAACTTTGGCTCACTCACATCTTTGTTGTGCAGCATGAACTCCTCCAGTATCGCTGTGACCACATCGACATTGTACATTGCGTCACTGCTGGAGTCTGCAGGTATCAAAAGATCCGAGGCCGAAGCTCTGTCCAGCTGCATGCCAATTCTCTTGATCAAGTCGTTGCGGTAGGTCTCACCGGACCCCAGCAGGCATGAAGCTCTCAGCAGCTTAAGAAGGAGACCACAAGAGACCGAACCTTTCTCGGTTGGCAGCAGGGAGATGATGGTTTCAAGAGCGGCACAATGCTTCGTGCAGTCAAGCCCATTGTTGATGGCATTGTCCAGGGAACTGAACAGCCGGCGACAAGCGTAGGCTCGCAGCGCTTCACCAATCACATCGCTGCTTGTCCTCCCCTTGGCCTTGATGGCCAAGATGACCTTCTTGTACAGGCACACCTCAAGGTCACACAGGTCCTCCACCCACCAGTCTCTAGGTACTGTCTGCTGCTTCCTAACGCCGTTCCAGTGTGAATCGAGGCCACTCTCCGATGGAAGCTTCTTCCTGTTGTAGGTGTATGACCAATCAACCTCTGATGGATCCATGGAAGCCTTGGAGGCAATGGAATCAACGCAGTGGTTGATCACCTTCAGGTTCTCTGTCCATTGCTGAAGTGACTTTGTTGACTGCAGCACAATGATCGAGTCCTTCCAGGTCCGGAATATGCTTGCGGACAAGAACACATCGATCTTGTAGATGAGGTTTCCCTTGTCAATTGTCTCGAACATCTCAAGGTACTCAGCTGCACAACGGGCTGCGAGGACATTGTAGGCGTTGAGCGTGACAATCATACCGTAGCAGAACTTGGCGCAAATTTCAAATGCCGCAGGACCGCCAGGGATATCAGAGATATCTACTTCGTCATTGCTTTCATCATTTGTTGAGGCCACCAATGTTTGTAAGCGAGAACTCTTCGACAAAAGAGGGAACTGTGTGTATTTAAAACAAGACACCTTATCAATCACAAGTTCACAGTTATGGAGCCAAAGTTATTTTGATTTAATTAATGGCACACAGAATATCTGATCCTAATAAATCATGTGTAAAGAACACCTATGCGTTAGTATTTTTCGATTCAACAGAATGCAAAGAAAAGACATTAGAGGCTGAAGGTTTGAATCTTAGTTTTGTTGTGTTAAGAGACTGTACAACTATAAGATTGAGCCTGCACCTTGTGAAGATAGAACTTGACATCCCCCACAGTGATAACAATATCTGTTGCCAGCTCAGTTGTAACAAACCTGAACAGCATTAGGATCATATCAAATCAGTAAATTGAGGAAAGTCAGAATATAACAGTAAAAAAAAGCGTCTGTGATGAATGCACAAGGTAAAGTTAGAATGATAAATGGAATGAAATTCCAGCCACTAAATTGGCTACGTGTAAGAAAAGAAGCAGCCGTTTTAGCCTAAACAAAGTACCAGCAAGAGCACAGCAATAAAGTGAGGAAAGCAATTCCTGAAGGTTGCCCATGCATGACAGGTATAACATACCTAATCAAACTGCTAAGTGGACCAAGGAAAATGATTTGACAACAAATCGGTAACCCAAAAGGTTAGGGAAATTATAGAACATCTTTCTCCAAATGGACCACACGGCCATCAATCAACAACCCTGTAATCTGACAGATGTAACACTAAACAGCCTCCGAGAAAAGGTGCGCCAGGAGATTGGCACATGCTCGTGAGTATTTAGAAACCTGAACACAGATGCCATTGCCAAAGAATAAGAGAGATGCCTCCTGTAAAGGAGATCAGTGTAGATGGAGCCTTTTAAGTGCCATCATGAGACTCACTGCTTGACAGCACAAGTACTCACTTTCAGAGAGATACTCTTTCCGGTGCCAATCATAGTCGGTTGGAAAAACAATGCAAATGTTTTAGCGCCAACTCAGTTACTGTATTAGATACACCATCTCTAGGAACTAGTAAGATTGTTCAAAATGCTTGGCTAACTGACAACTGACATTAGCAGTACTCCCAGGCTGTAAACATGAGCTTATACTATAGCAAACATATTCAGTGAATCAAACCAAGAATTGGAGGAATTAGATAACTCACAAACTATCGTTTCTCCGACAAAGATAAGAATTCAAGTGAATCAAACCAACAATTGGAGGGATTAGAAATTCAGAACTAAAGCAATTCGTATCTTTATGTTCTGTAAACTGTAAACAAGAGAAGGTAAGGACCACTTCACCTGATGCTGTTCCCATCTGTCTGAAAGACATCCGGCTTCGATCCAAGCTTCATGTACTTCATCTTGACACGCCAAGAGTGAACTGAACCACCTCTCGATTTTTTCCCCCCTTGCTGCTCTCACTCCTCACTCCACACCAGACACCACGAAATCAGAACCAAGGATCACCAATGGCCAtcagcttcagagatccatctAGTCGCTGGCGTCCCCTTGCTCCATGGCGAAGGAACCCAAGTAGGCGCTCTCTAGATCGGCGAAGTATTCAGCAAATCTCGCCAGGCTCCGGGTCCAAGAAAGCACGCGATGGCCGACCCAGGAATCCGAGGGCTCCTGCAAGTTGGATCGGATCGGGGAGACGGAGTCAGAGCAAGCAGTGGCATCCTGGGGGTGAGAGGTGAGGGGACAGCGGGAATGGAATAATCGCCGGGAAAATGGGGGATGGGGGGTGCAGGgcggccggcacggcggcgtGGGAGCAGGCGCTAGTGAGGCTGGAATTGGAATCTTGTTCAGGTTGCAGTGGAGAAAATAAAAACCGCATGACTGGGAAGGAGTAAAAGGCTGCAaaaaacagttttttttttgtgtgtgtgtggaagaAGGATCGCAAACGTTGTTCTCTTGAACCGAGAAGCTAACAATTTGATTTGTATTCTGAACTTTTGTGTGGAGGGAAACGAAAAGGTTTACTCAAATTTGAGAAAAAGAACGCGAGTGTggtttttttatgaaaaaaacaaaatgtgTGAGAAACTTGGGGTGTGTCTTCAGAGGAGATCAGGCAGACAAAGATGTAAGGATTCAAGAAAACAGGTGATGGCTGTAAAAAACCGTGGAATGCAAGAAAAAATTGGCTGAAAAATACACACCACTACTCCAGACAAGTTAGGATTAGGAAAGAGTGATTGAACAGAGAAGAGAAGGGAAGAGAAGCTCCATGCCATTACCAGGCTGATCGGTTCAATCAGATTGCACAGGCTTCATGGGGAGAAATGAGAGGAACGCAGGTAGGAAGGCTTACCGGCTCCTTGGCCTCTGGGTCGAGGAGGAAGGATCGATGGCGACGAAGGAGGAAGACAACTGTTGTGTGCTAGAGCACCTGTGCGTTCGTGTGTGCTCCTCCCGGGGACAAACTGACTTGACTGACGAAGTGTGCGTTGCTTTGCTGCTACTCCAATGCAAAGGAGTGATGATGGAGTTAGTTTAGCTTAAAAAGCTGCTGGGGTGAGGTGGTGCCACCCAATGGACTTCTCTgagaaccccccccccccccccccccccccccccctccctttctctcctTTCTTTTATCCATTTTTTGCCTAAAATTTTCCAATTATTTTTGCAATAACTTGTTCAATAGTATTGGATTTTTTGTGGCAAAATAAATTATTTAAAAGCAATCAATTTTGCATCCAAACTATTCTCTGAAGAAAGATAGAGGGATGTACATTAAGTTGAGCCAGCTCCAGAAACGTTGAAAAATTTGCGCACGGACTGCATGCATCAATAATTCTGGGAGACAAGCCCATGCCGCGACAGATGAATGCAAATTTGGTGTCGGGTATGTTCATGATATCTCACATTCGACTGACAGGGAAAGGTTTAGGGGGGATTAAGAGCCGTCACTGTTGCACTGTACTGCGCCAATAATTGAATCGCATTACATGAGGTGAGCAGTGTACTAATAAAGTGATCGGCCGTGATGGTCAGTAGCCGTCAAGGTTAGGCCATCAGTTTATTTGTTGCGTTcgtttttatttttatctcttGCGAGTAATTGCGTTCATTATATTGCTGACCATCAGCCCATGCGATCTTGCAGGTAAGCAGAGAAATTTGGGTCGAGAGCTTTCTCTTGATGCATGGCGAGCTATATGCTGTCAGTGAAGAATAATTGAAACGAGAAAACTGCAGCCAGTTTCAGAAAAGAAGTGAAAACATGTGAAGTTGAAGGATAGAATCCTCAGTCAAACCACCTGATGTAGTGCTAAAGAAACATTTGCTCCAAGATCATGTTGGATAATCTCAATGCTCCCCTCTCCTTTTGACCAATGCAAGATATACACTTGTTTACATCTTCAGTTGCTGATTCAAGTCTTCACCAAGACCGTTTGCCCAATCAACCTTTctctaatatttttcttttcttttttttgcctcTTATCCATTCAGTGTCGGGCGTCTAGGTTTGACTAGGAAATTAAATACTTTTTCTGCGAACTAGGAAACTAAACATCTAGTGCGTCATGCGAATAATTACTGTTTTTCTCACTGCAGTTGCGTCACTGACATCATACCAATAAGGAGAGCTCTTCTAcctgtcttttttttaaaaaaaaagaataagcaCAATGGCGCTTAATTATTAGTTAGTAAGATGTCATCATATCCATCGCCTCCTAACGTTTTCTAATCATGGTTTTTAATCTTTTTCTTAAGCATACTATTTTTATTGCACCTGTGATCTAATACTGATCAGGCTATCTCACTTCAACTTTCCTGGTCCCCTTCCCAAAATCTATTCTGCTTTTGCTTGGTCCCCGTTCCAAACAGTGCAGGAGTAGCAAAATACACAGTAGAGCATGGTTACTCTAGGAAGAGATACTGTatggctttcttcttcttttggaaAAAAGGGGTGGAAAACATACAATAGGCAGATGAGGTGGCAGCAGTGAGATTAAACAAACACCAAGTACAAGGCTTTCCCCTTTACATGCACTGTATGTTATGGAATGCATCAGCAACTTTCAATCTGTCACACCATGGACCTTGAGTTCTTTAGACCTTGACACATGGTGCTGACTCCCCCACCTTGTGATGAGGAATCTCTCCATTGTTTTTGTGTACTACTAGCCCTTTACATGTGCATCCCTCTCTGCATTTCTTTACACTTGTTCTGTGTCACAAGATTTGGAGATCAGCATCGACTGCGCAGGCAGGTGCATGTAGCTGTAGGTGCTCGATCTAGCCGTCTAGTAGGATTCTTGCACCTGCGTCTTCATAGGCTCACAAGTTCCAATGGCCAATATCATGCCAGCCCCACGTAGATCT harbors:
- the LOC117850002 gene encoding phototropic-responsive NPH3 family protein NPY4; translation: MKYMKLGSKPDVFQTDGNSIRFVTTELATDIVITVGDVKFYLHKFPLLSKSSRLQTLVASTNDESNDEVDISDIPGGPAAFEICAKFCYGMIVTLNAYNVLAARCAAEYLEMFETIDKGNLIYKIDVFLSASIFRTWKDSIIVLQSTKSLQQWTENLKVINHCVDSIASKASMDPSEVDWSYTYNRKKLPSESGLDSHWNGVRKQQTVPRDWWVEDLCDLEVCLYKKVILAIKAKGRTSSDVIGEALRAYACRRLFSSLDNAINNGLDCTKHCAALETIISLLPTEKGSVSCGLLLKLLRASCLLGSGETYRNDLIKRIGMQLDRASASDLLIPADSSSDAMYNVDVVTAILEEFMLHNKDVSEPKLQEDDDDTMDVANNLIASISGSSKVAIVAKLVDGYLSEISKDPSLPLEKFIALAESVPPASRPVHDALYRAIDVYLKEHPGLSKSEKKRLCALMDCKKLSTDASAHAVQNERLPLRVVVQVLFFEQVRQSSASAAAVPSADARSFLLPREDGTSCGSSRSATTTATEDEQWAGVVGAPTSTSGGDASSLRSVSLAASKRGDGSGGKKKSKGGAVVPAPAKRVLGKLWSGKASSGENSGSDDTSESPAGSVNLEETKSTPSRITRHSVS